A section of the Streptomyces sp. V3I8 genome encodes:
- a CDS encoding dihydrodipicolinate synthase family protein, with amino-acid sequence MTATTTTFEAQRAALADVVAIPVTPFAADGSIDQDVHRLLLRRALDAGVRIVTPNGNTGEFYALGPEERRLVTELTVDEARGRATVLAGVGHDLPTAVASARHARDLGAQMVMVHQPVHPYVSEDGWVDYHRAIAEAVPELGVVPYIRNAVLAGARLAELADACPNVIGVKYAVPDASRFAAFARDAGLERFVWVAGLAEPYAPSYFSAGATGFTSGLVNVAPAVSLNMIEALRSGDYAGAMKVWEQIRRFEELRGANNSANNVTVVKEALASLGLCRRDVRPPSRQLPESERAEIAAIAAGWSV; translated from the coding sequence ATGACCGCGACCACGACCACGTTCGAGGCCCAGCGGGCCGCCCTCGCCGACGTGGTGGCGATCCCCGTGACCCCCTTCGCGGCGGACGGCTCCATCGACCAGGACGTCCACCGCCTCCTGCTGCGCCGGGCCCTCGACGCCGGCGTACGCATCGTCACGCCGAACGGCAACACCGGCGAGTTCTACGCCCTCGGCCCCGAGGAGCGGCGCCTGGTCACGGAGCTGACCGTCGACGAGGCGCGGGGCCGGGCCACCGTGCTGGCCGGGGTCGGGCACGACCTGCCGACCGCCGTCGCCTCCGCCCGCCACGCCCGCGACCTCGGCGCGCAGATGGTGATGGTCCACCAGCCCGTGCACCCGTACGTCTCCGAGGACGGCTGGGTCGACTACCACCGGGCGATCGCGGAGGCCGTGCCCGAACTGGGCGTCGTCCCCTACATCCGCAACGCGGTGCTCGCCGGCGCCCGGCTCGCCGAACTGGCCGACGCCTGCCCGAACGTCATCGGCGTGAAGTACGCGGTGCCGGACGCCTCCCGCTTCGCCGCGTTCGCCCGGGACGCCGGGCTGGAGCGCTTCGTGTGGGTGGCCGGCCTCGCGGAGCCGTACGCGCCCTCCTACTTCTCGGCGGGCGCGACCGGCTTCACCTCCGGCCTGGTGAACGTGGCCCCGGCCGTCTCGCTGAACATGATCGAGGCGCTGCGCTCCGGCGACTACGCGGGCGCCATGAAGGTCTGGGAGCAGATCCGCCGCTTCGAGGAACTGCGCGGGGCCAACAACTCCGCCAACAACGTGACGGTGGTGAAGGAGGCCCTGGCCTCGCTGGGCCTGTGCCGCCGCGACGTCCGCCCGCCGAGCCGTCAGCTCCCCGAGTCCGAACGCGCCGAGATCGCCGCCATCGCAGCGGGGTGGTCCGTATGA
- the araD gene encoding L-arabinonate dehydratase, translated as MTGGHTTGAAGGNDAPDAPRQLRSHQWYGTEGLRSFSHRARTRQLGYLPEEHLGKPVIAILNTWSDINPCHVHLRDRAQAVKRGVWQAGGFPLEFPVSTLSETFQKPTPMLYRNMLAMETEELLRSYPVDGAVLMGGCDKSTPALLMGAASVDLPTVFVPAGPMLPGHWRDQVLGSGTDMWKYWDDKRAGLIGDCEMTELESGLARSPGHCMTMGTASTLTAAAEALGVTVPGASSIPAVDSGHDRMAAASGLRIVELVRRDRRLSDILTQEAFEDAVTTVLGLGGSTNAVIHLIAMAGRAGARLTLDDFDRIARTVPVLANVRPGGRRYLMEDFHFAGGLPGFLSRITDLLHLDRPTVSHDTLREQLAGARVHDDDVIRTRDNPVADEGGVAVLRGNLCPDGAVIKHIAAEPHLLQHTGPAVVFDDYRTMQATINDPELGITADTVLVLRNAGPKGGPGMPEYGMLPIPDHLLKQGVRDMVRISDARMSGTSYGACVLHVAPESYIGGPLALVRTGDTITLDVEARTLRLNVDDDELARRRARWTAPPERYERGYGALYNEQITQADSGCDFAFLARPGKVPDPYAG; from the coding sequence ATGACCGGCGGGCACACCACCGGAGCCGCCGGCGGGAACGACGCCCCGGACGCGCCGAGGCAGTTGCGCAGCCACCAGTGGTACGGAACCGAGGGGTTGCGCTCCTTCAGCCACCGCGCCCGCACCCGCCAGCTCGGCTACCTCCCCGAGGAGCACCTCGGCAAGCCGGTCATCGCCATCCTCAACACCTGGTCCGACATCAACCCCTGCCACGTCCACCTGCGCGACCGTGCCCAGGCGGTCAAGCGGGGCGTGTGGCAGGCCGGCGGCTTCCCGCTGGAGTTCCCGGTGTCGACGCTGAGCGAGACCTTCCAGAAGCCCACCCCGATGCTCTACCGCAACATGCTCGCGATGGAGACCGAGGAGCTGCTGCGGTCCTACCCCGTGGACGGGGCCGTCCTGATGGGCGGCTGCGACAAGTCCACGCCCGCGCTGCTCATGGGCGCCGCGTCCGTCGACCTGCCGACCGTGTTCGTGCCGGCCGGCCCCATGCTGCCCGGCCACTGGCGCGACCAGGTGCTGGGCTCCGGCACCGACATGTGGAAGTACTGGGACGACAAGCGCGCCGGCCTCATCGGCGACTGCGAGATGACCGAACTGGAGAGCGGGCTCGCGCGTTCCCCCGGGCACTGCATGACCATGGGGACGGCGTCCACGCTCACCGCGGCCGCCGAGGCGCTCGGCGTCACCGTGCCCGGCGCGTCCAGCATCCCCGCCGTCGACTCCGGGCACGACCGGATGGCGGCGGCCTCGGGGCTCAGGATCGTCGAACTGGTCCGCAGGGACCGCAGGTTGTCCGACATCCTCACCCAGGAGGCCTTCGAGGACGCCGTGACGACCGTCCTCGGGCTCGGCGGCTCCACCAACGCCGTGATCCACCTCATCGCCATGGCGGGACGCGCCGGCGCCCGGCTCACCCTCGACGACTTCGACCGCATCGCCCGTACGGTGCCGGTCCTGGCGAACGTACGGCCCGGCGGCCGCAGGTACCTCATGGAGGACTTCCACTTCGCCGGCGGTCTGCCCGGGTTCCTGTCGCGGATCACCGACCTGCTGCACCTGGACCGGCCGACCGTCTCCCACGACACCCTGCGCGAGCAGCTCGCCGGCGCGCGGGTGCACGACGACGACGTCATCCGCACCCGTGACAACCCCGTCGCCGACGAGGGGGGCGTCGCCGTCCTGCGCGGCAACCTCTGCCCCGACGGCGCGGTCATCAAGCACATCGCCGCCGAGCCGCACCTGCTCCAGCACACCGGCCCCGCGGTCGTCTTCGACGACTACCGGACCATGCAGGCGACCATCAACGACCCGGAGCTGGGCATCACCGCCGACACCGTGCTGGTGCTGCGCAACGCGGGCCCCAAGGGCGGCCCGGGCATGCCCGAGTACGGGATGCTGCCGATCCCCGACCACCTGCTCAAGCAGGGGGTACGGGACATGGTGCGGATCTCCGACGCCCGGATGAGCGGCACGAGTTACGGCGCGTGCGTGCTGCACGTGGCACCCGAGTCGTACATCGGCGGCCCGCTCGCCCTGGTCCGCACCGGCGACACCATCACGCTCGACGTCGAGGCGCGGACCCTGCGGCTCAACGTGGACGACGACGAACTGGCGCGGCGCCGGGCGCGGTGGACCGCGCCGCCCGAGCGCTACGAGCGCGGCTACGGCGCGCTCTACAACGAACAGATCACCCAGGCCGACAGCGGCTGCGACTTCGCCTTCCTGGCCCGGCCGGGCAAGGTGCCGGACCCGTACGCGGGCTGA
- a CDS encoding carbohydrate ABC transporter permease: MAQAAAVAKQPAPPRRRRGSATPRRLPYLLIAPAGLLMLGFIAYPVLSVFYYSLQDYNPTKPWRNGFAGLDNFTHAFTEDPQFWDTLVFSGKWVVVEVGLQLMFGLALALIVNQTFVGRSLGRAMVFSPWAVSGVLTSAIWVLLYNSQTGITRYLADLGIGEYGTSWLSDTSTVFPAVVVADLWRGVPFFAILILADLQSVSKDLYEAAEVDGASRLRQFVHITLPHLKDAIILSTLLRAVWEFNNVDLLYTLTGGGPAGETTTLPLYIANTSVDAHNFGYASALTTVAFVILLFCSMVYLRLSKFGVGGDK; the protein is encoded by the coding sequence ATGGCACAAGCCGCAGCCGTGGCGAAGCAGCCCGCGCCACCGAGGCGGCGCCGTGGCTCGGCGACGCCCCGCAGGCTCCCGTATCTGCTGATCGCCCCGGCGGGACTGCTGATGCTGGGCTTCATCGCCTACCCGGTGCTCAGCGTCTTCTACTACAGCCTGCAGGACTACAACCCCACCAAACCGTGGCGCAACGGCTTCGCGGGCCTGGACAACTTCACGCACGCCTTCACCGAGGACCCGCAGTTCTGGGACACCCTGGTCTTCAGCGGCAAGTGGGTCGTCGTCGAGGTCGGACTCCAGCTGATGTTCGGCCTGGCGCTCGCCCTGATCGTCAACCAGACCTTCGTGGGCCGCTCGCTCGGCCGCGCCATGGTCTTCTCGCCCTGGGCCGTCTCCGGCGTGCTCACCTCCGCGATCTGGGTGCTGCTCTACAACTCCCAGACGGGCATCACCCGTTACCTCGCGGACCTGGGCATCGGGGAGTACGGCACCAGCTGGCTCTCCGACACCTCGACGGTCTTCCCGGCGGTGGTGGTCGCGGACCTGTGGCGCGGCGTCCCCTTCTTCGCGATCCTCATCCTCGCCGACCTCCAGTCCGTCTCGAAGGACCTGTACGAGGCCGCCGAGGTCGACGGCGCGAGCCGCCTGCGGCAGTTCGTGCACATCACGCTGCCGCACCTCAAGGACGCGATCATCCTCTCCACGCTGCTGCGCGCGGTGTGGGAGTTCAACAACGTCGACCTGCTCTACACGCTCACCGGCGGCGGACCCGCGGGGGAGACGACCACACTCCCGCTCTACATCGCCAACACCAGCGTCGACGCGCACAACTTCGGCTACGCCTCGGCCCTGACCACCGTCGCGTTCGTGATCCTCCTCTTCTGTTCGATGGTCTACCTGCGGCTGAGCAAGTTCGGAGTGGGTGGGGACAAGTGA
- a CDS encoding carbohydrate ABC transporter permease — MITKDIDTIAPAVPAPVADEPPQRPRRGRRAWDEAPRWQIYLPLGIYLLFTLVPFYWILLFALRPTGSTSLVPWPMTFEHFDKVWNDRSFGTYFENSLYVGLATLVMTTVVALAGGYALARFDFKVKRVFMLALLCSQFVPGALLLVPLFQIFAELQMINSLGSVIIAETVFQLPLSMILLSGFIRNVPYSLEEAAWVDGCNRFTGFRVVVLPLLRPGLIAVGSFAFVHSWNHFLFALMFLSNQEKQTIPVGLNSLMSADSVDLGALAAGGIVAAVPVVIVFAFIQKWLITGFSAGAVKG, encoded by the coding sequence GTGATCACCAAGGACATCGACACCATCGCCCCGGCCGTGCCCGCGCCGGTGGCCGACGAACCGCCGCAGCGCCCGCGCAGGGGCCGGCGCGCCTGGGACGAGGCCCCGCGCTGGCAGATCTACCTCCCGCTCGGCATCTACCTCCTCTTCACGCTCGTCCCCTTCTACTGGATCCTGCTCTTCGCCCTCAGGCCGACCGGCTCCACCTCGCTCGTGCCCTGGCCGATGACCTTCGAGCACTTCGACAAGGTCTGGAACGACCGCAGCTTCGGCACGTACTTCGAGAACAGCCTCTACGTCGGACTCGCCACGCTGGTCATGACCACGGTCGTCGCACTGGCCGGCGGCTACGCCCTGGCCCGCTTCGACTTCAAGGTCAAGCGCGTCTTCATGCTGGCGCTGCTCTGCTCGCAGTTCGTGCCGGGCGCGCTGCTCCTGGTGCCGCTGTTCCAGATCTTCGCCGAACTGCAGATGATCAACTCGCTGGGCAGCGTCATCATCGCCGAGACCGTCTTCCAGCTGCCGCTGTCGATGATCCTGCTCAGCGGCTTCATCCGGAACGTGCCGTACTCCCTGGAGGAGGCCGCCTGGGTCGACGGCTGCAACCGCTTCACCGGCTTCCGGGTCGTCGTCCTGCCGCTGCTGCGGCCCGGACTGATCGCGGTCGGCTCCTTCGCCTTCGTGCACTCCTGGAACCACTTCCTGTTCGCCCTGATGTTCCTCAGCAACCAGGAGAAGCAGACGATCCCCGTTGGCCTCAACAGCCTGATGAGCGCCGACAGCGTCGACCTCGGCGCACTCGCCGCCGGCGGCATCGTCGCGGCCGTGCCCGTCGTGATCGTCTTCGCCTTCATCCAGAAGTGGCTCATCACGGGCTTCAGCGCCGGGGCGGTGAAGGGATGA
- a CDS encoding Gfo/Idh/MocA family protein produces MSDHGGPLPVVLAGARGHGRWHLQNIRRLQDKGVVRLAGICELTPLTPEELDGFFTAGAGELPQQSADFGSLLDSTGAAVAVICTPIPTHTDLALTAAARGVHLLLEKPPAPSYAEFRRMADGVAAAGVVCQIGFQSMGSHAVPAIRELIAKGTIGRVQGIGGAGAWGRAEEYYRRAPWAGRRRMNGADVVDGVLTNPLAHAVATALALDGATRAEDVAGIETELLRANDIESDDTSCVRVTTTGGNRITVAATLCAERPDEPYVLVHGADGRITFWYKQDRVLVQRSGHGPQELTYGRTDLLENLAEHLEGRAALLVTPDGTGAFMKVVEAIRQAPDPVALPRDAWYLDADENRRVVAGVDGLVAAAADTLALYSELGASWAVPRPQKEVST; encoded by the coding sequence ATGAGCGACCACGGGGGACCTCTTCCCGTCGTCCTGGCGGGCGCCCGCGGGCACGGCCGCTGGCATCTGCAGAACATCCGCCGCCTCCAGGACAAGGGCGTGGTGCGGCTCGCGGGGATCTGCGAGCTGACCCCGCTCACCCCGGAGGAACTGGACGGCTTCTTCACCGCCGGTGCCGGTGAACTTCCGCAGCAGTCAGCCGACTTCGGGTCCCTGCTGGACTCCACCGGCGCCGCGGTGGCCGTGATCTGCACGCCCATCCCCACCCACACCGACCTGGCGCTGACGGCCGCCGCCAGGGGCGTGCACCTGCTCCTCGAGAAGCCGCCGGCCCCGTCGTACGCCGAGTTCCGCCGGATGGCCGACGGGGTCGCGGCGGCCGGGGTGGTGTGCCAGATCGGCTTCCAGTCGATGGGATCGCACGCCGTGCCCGCGATCCGGGAGCTGATCGCGAAGGGCACCATCGGCCGCGTGCAGGGCATCGGCGGGGCCGGGGCCTGGGGCCGCGCAGAGGAGTACTACCGCCGCGCGCCCTGGGCGGGACGGCGCCGGATGAACGGGGCCGACGTCGTCGACGGCGTACTGACGAACCCCCTCGCCCACGCCGTGGCCACCGCCCTCGCACTCGACGGCGCCACCCGCGCCGAGGACGTCGCCGGCATCGAGACCGAGTTGCTGCGCGCCAACGACATCGAGTCCGACGACACCTCCTGCGTCCGCGTCACCACCACGGGCGGCAACCGGATCACCGTCGCCGCGACCCTGTGCGCCGAACGCCCCGACGAGCCGTACGTCCTCGTGCACGGCGCCGACGGGCGCATCACCTTCTGGTACAAGCAGGACCGCGTCCTCGTCCAGCGCTCGGGGCACGGTCCGCAGGAACTCACGTACGGCAGGACCGATCTGCTGGAGAACCTGGCCGAGCATCTCGAAGGCCGGGCCGCGCTGCTGGTCACCCCCGACGGGACGGGCGCCTTCATGAAGGTCGTCGAAGCGATCCGGCAGGCGCCGGACCCGGTCGCGCTGCCCCGGGACGCCTGGTACCTCGACGCCGACGAGAACCGTCGGGTCGTGGCCGGGGTCGACGGACTCGTCGCGGCCGCCGCCGACACCCTCGCCCTCTACTCCGAGCTGGGCGCCTCCTGGGCGGTCCCGCGGCCCCAGAAAGAGGTGAGCACCTGA
- a CDS encoding PmoA family protein, with translation MSTESLVLRVAGRPVGRYTARPELAPALSPRPYLHPVTTLAGTAVTELSPADHLHHLGVGVAVPDVEGYNFWGGRTFVRDRGPTELDNHGAQRHFAFQLSDPDGFVEELRWVADGTELLRERRTVAATELTDAAWALDFTFSLTNTTSGPLSIGSPATNGRPGAAYGGFFWRARKEAEPPAVFTAGGEGEDAVHGSRAGWVALAGAGWTLVFAGATDRTRRDPWFVRTTEYPGVGSSLAHEERLPVPAGETVVRRVVTVVADGRLDPSEAAALVRKAVSP, from the coding sequence ATGAGCACCGAGTCGCTGGTCCTGCGCGTCGCGGGCCGTCCGGTCGGCCGGTACACCGCCCGGCCCGAGCTCGCGCCGGCCCTGTCGCCGCGTCCGTACCTGCACCCCGTCACCACCCTGGCCGGCACGGCCGTCACGGAGCTCAGCCCCGCCGACCACCTCCATCACCTCGGCGTCGGTGTCGCCGTTCCCGACGTCGAGGGGTACAACTTCTGGGGCGGCCGCACCTTCGTACGCGACCGGGGCCCCACCGAGCTGGACAACCACGGCGCCCAGCGGCACTTCGCGTTCCAGCTGTCCGACCCGGACGGCTTCGTGGAGGAGCTGCGCTGGGTCGCCGACGGAACCGAGCTGCTGCGTGAGCGGCGTACGGTCGCGGCGACCGAACTGACCGACGCCGCCTGGGCGCTGGACTTCACCTTCTCGCTCACCAACACGACCTCCGGGCCCCTGTCGATCGGCAGCCCGGCCACCAACGGCCGGCCCGGCGCGGCCTACGGCGGGTTCTTCTGGCGGGCCCGCAAGGAGGCCGAGCCGCCCGCCGTGTTCACCGCGGGCGGCGAGGGCGAGGACGCGGTGCACGGATCGCGGGCCGGCTGGGTGGCGCTCGCGGGCGCCGGCTGGACGCTGGTGTTCGCCGGTGCCACGGACCGCACCCGCCGCGACCCGTGGTTCGTGCGCACCACCGAGTACCCGGGCGTCGGCTCGTCCCTCGCCCACGAGGAGCGGCTGCCGGTCCCGGCCGGGGAGACCGTCGTACGCCGGGTCGTCACCGTCGTCGCCGACGGCCGGCTCGACCCGAGCGAGGCGGCGGCCCTCGTCCGCAAGGCGGTGAGCCCGTGA